Proteins co-encoded in one Govania unica genomic window:
- the gabD gene encoding NADP-dependent succinate-semialdehyde dehydrogenase, which yields MSLPLKNGNLFREHGYIDGAWVGADSGATLPVTNPASGETLGSIPNMGLEETRRAIAAAEAAWADWRGRTARERAGVLRKWYDLMMANQEDLAVLLTAEQGKPLAEARGEIAYAASFLEWFGEEAKRIYGDTIPGHMKDKRILVLKEPVGVVAAITPWNFPAAMITRKVGPALAAGCPIVLKPATQTPYSALALAVLAEEAGVPKGVFSVVTGNARAIGGEMTSNPSVRKVTFTGSTEVGKLLMEQCARTVKKTSMELGGNAPFIVFDDADLDAAVAGALASKYRNTGQTCVCANRLLVQDGVYDAFAEKLTAAVAKLRVGDGLKGETDQGPLIDENAVKKIEEHLADALEKGAKLVTGGNRHALGGTFFEPTILTNVTSAMKVAREETFGPLAPLFRFKTEAEAIAMANDTEFGLASYFYAQNMSRISRVMEGLEYGIVGVNTGIISTEVAPFGGIKESGTGREGSKYGIEDYLEIKYVCLSV from the coding sequence ATGTCGCTCCCCCTCAAGAATGGCAATCTGTTTCGGGAACATGGTTATATCGATGGTGCTTGGGTTGGGGCTGATAGTGGGGCCACTCTGCCGGTGACCAATCCGGCAAGCGGCGAGACGCTCGGCAGCATTCCGAACATGGGGCTTGAGGAAACCCGGCGCGCCATCGCCGCCGCCGAGGCCGCATGGGCCGACTGGCGCGGCCGCACGGCGCGGGAACGGGCGGGGGTTCTCCGGAAATGGTACGACCTCATGATGGCTAATCAGGAGGATCTCGCGGTGCTGCTCACGGCCGAGCAGGGTAAGCCGCTTGCCGAAGCGCGGGGGGAAATCGCTTATGCCGCCTCGTTCCTTGAGTGGTTCGGGGAGGAAGCCAAGCGCATCTATGGCGACACCATCCCAGGCCATATGAAGGACAAGCGCATTCTGGTGTTGAAGGAACCCGTGGGTGTGGTGGCGGCCATCACGCCGTGGAATTTCCCGGCGGCCATGATCACCCGCAAGGTCGGCCCGGCGCTGGCCGCAGGCTGCCCCATTGTTCTGAAGCCCGCGACCCAGACCCCCTATTCGGCCTTGGCCCTGGCGGTTCTGGCCGAAGAAGCGGGTGTTCCAAAAGGGGTGTTCAGCGTTGTCACGGGCAATGCTCGCGCTATCGGCGGCGAAATGACCTCAAACCCGAGTGTGCGCAAGGTGACCTTCACCGGCTCGACCGAGGTCGGCAAGCTTCTGATGGAGCAATGCGCGCGCACGGTCAAAAAGACCTCCATGGAACTCGGCGGGAACGCGCCGTTTATCGTTTTCGATGATGCCGATCTTGACGCGGCGGTGGCTGGTGCGCTCGCCTCCAAATATCGCAATACGGGTCAGACCTGCGTTTGCGCCAACCGGCTTCTGGTGCAGGACGGGGTCTATGATGCCTTTGCCGAAAAGCTTACCGCAGCGGTCGCTAAGCTTCGGGTCGGCGACGGCTTGAAGGGTGAAACCGATCAGGGCCCGTTGATCGATGAAAACGCCGTTAAAAAGATCGAGGAACATCTGGCCGATGCGCTTGAAAAAGGCGCGAAACTGGTCACGGGCGGCAACCGGCATGCGCTCGGCGGCACTTTTTTTGAGCCGACGATCCTCACCAATGTCACAAGCGCCATGAAAGTCGCCCGCGAAGAAACCTTCGGCCCGCTCGCACCCTTGTTCCGCTTCAAGACCGAGGCTGAGGCCATCGCCATGGCCAATGACACCGAATTCGGCCTGGCCTCCTATTTCTACGCCCAGAACATGAGCCGCATCTCGCGCGTCATGGAGGGCCTGGAATATGGCATCGTCGGCGTCAATACCGGCATCATCTCAACCGAAGTCGCCCCCTTCGGTGGCATCAAGGAATCCGGCACCGGCCGCGAAGGCTCGAAATACGGGATCGAGGATTATCTGGAAATTAAATACGTCTGCCTGAGCGTATAA
- a CDS encoding phosphatase PAP2 family protein, with product MPPISAVMSRFRFGSLLVREDARLNLLLAAVVAVYAAVVYLVAYGAGLQAHANYSLYSSAAQSVAGLSLVIFVIGYVGHLALVRRVPRPVRVIYSDVTGLLRDPVVLLNGLWPLLIIPIFMSSFTSFKSMIPVLHPFSFDPLFADLDQMLHGGVAPWELTHAMFGSPFATVAINAAYNLWFFVMWVFLFLQIVRVYAHQERVRFILAFVLCWLVIGSLFAFLLSSAGPCYFGRVVLGVADPFAPMMTRLEVIDQGFTATGSYFGVWALDTQNLLWDMARSSETHVGSGISAMPSMHVSVATLLALSAFRIRRWFGWIMAGYAVMIQIGSVHLGWHYALDGYLSAVLTVIIWWLAGRVVRSVA from the coding sequence ATGCCACCCATATCTGCTGTTATGAGCCGTTTTCGGTTCGGTTCTCTGCTCGTTCGGGAAGATGCGCGGCTTAATCTGTTGCTGGCAGCTGTGGTGGCGGTTTATGCGGCGGTTGTGTATCTGGTGGCCTACGGCGCCGGGCTGCAAGCGCATGCCAATTATTCTCTTTATTCGAGCGCCGCGCAATCGGTGGCTGGGTTGAGTTTAGTCATTTTTGTCATTGGCTATGTGGGGCATCTTGCGCTCGTGCGGCGGGTGCCGCGTCCGGTGCGGGTGATCTACAGCGACGTGACGGGGCTTTTGCGCGATCCGGTGGTGCTTTTGAATGGTCTTTGGCCGCTTTTGATCATTCCGATTTTCATGTCGAGCTTCACATCTTTCAAAAGCATGATCCCGGTTCTGCATCCTTTTTCTTTCGATCCGCTGTTTGCCGATCTGGATCAGATGCTGCATGGCGGGGTTGCGCCCTGGGAGCTGACCCACGCCATGTTTGGTTCGCCCTTTGCCACGGTGGCGATCAATGCTGCTTATAATCTATGGTTTTTTGTGATGTGGGTGTTTCTGTTCCTGCAGATAGTACGGGTTTACGCCCATCAGGAACGGGTACGGTTCATTCTGGCCTTTGTGCTTTGCTGGTTGGTGATCGGGTCATTGTTCGCTTTTCTGCTGTCTTCGGCCGGGCCCTGTTATTTCGGGCGCGTGGTGCTGGGGGTGGCTGATCCCTTCGCGCCTATGATGACGCGGCTTGAGGTGATTGATCAGGGTTTTACTGCCACAGGCAGTTATTTCGGCGTCTGGGCGCTCGATACCCAGAACCTGCTGTGGGATATGGCGAGGAGCAGTGAGACCCATGTCGGCAGCGGCATTTCCGCCATGCCGAGCATGCATGTGTCGGTGGCGACCCTGTTGGCGCTGTCGGCCTTTCGCATTCGTCGCTGGTTCGGCTGGATCATGGCTGGTTATGCGGTCATGATCCAGATCGGGTCTGTGCATCTTGGCTGGCATTACGCGCTTGATGGCTATCTGTCGGCGGTGTTGACCGTCATCATCTGGTGGCTGGCCGGACGGGTGGTGCGGTCGGTCGCTTAA
- a CDS encoding peroxiredoxin has product MSLHLGDTVPDFNAESTSGPIHFHDWLGKSWGVLFSHPKDFTPVCTTELAEVARLKPEFDRRGVKVLGLSVDPLKSHEAWASDIEETQGYALNYPLIADGDHHVSDLYDMIHPNASDTLTVRSVFIIGPDKKLKLVLTYPASTGRNFDEILRVIDSLQLTAQHQVATPVDWKLGDDVIIVPSVTDEEARKKFPGGWKELKPYLRIVPQPRITH; this is encoded by the coding sequence ATGTCGCTTCACCTCGGCGATACCGTCCCGGATTTCAATGCTGAAAGCACGTCTGGACCGATCCATTTCCATGATTGGCTCGGCAAATCCTGGGGTGTTCTGTTCTCGCATCCGAAAGACTTCACCCCCGTCTGCACCACCGAACTGGCCGAAGTCGCCCGGCTCAAACCCGAGTTCGACCGTAGGGGTGTCAAGGTCCTCGGCCTTTCAGTCGATCCGCTGAAATCCCATGAAGCCTGGGCCTCGGATATCGAAGAAACCCAAGGTTACGCACTTAATTACCCGCTCATTGCCGATGGCGATCATCATGTTTCGGATCTCTATGACATGATCCATCCAAACGCGAGCGACACCCTGACCGTGCGCTCGGTCTTCATCATCGGCCCGGACAAGAAATTGAAACTGGTGCTGACCTACCCCGCAAGCACGGGGCGCAATTTCGATGAAATCCTGCGTGTCATCGACAGCCTGCAACTGACCGCTCAGCATCAGGTGGCAACGCCTGTGGACTGGAAGCTCGGCGATGATGTGATCATCGTCCCCTCGGTCACGGACGAAGAAGCGCGCAAGAAGTTTCCGGGCGGCTGGAAAGAGCTCAAACCCTATCTACGGATCGTGCCACAGCCGCGCATCACCCATTAA
- the gor gene encoding glutathione-disulfide reductase, with product MEQYDLFVIGAGSGGVRASRMASAMGARVGICEDYRVGGTCVIRGCVPKKLMVYAAEYRDAFRDAQGFGWGSTTPGFDWAAFIANKDKEIDRLNGLYLQTLGNAGVTLHNGRGRLLDRHTVEITGHDGMETIRADKILIATGGWPVMPSVPGIEHAISSNEVFHLPELPGRVAVVGGGYIAVEFAGIFHGLGARTTQLYRGEQILRGFDREARDWTAQEMLKKGLDLRVNINVEAIEKKQDGLHLALNDGTVLVVDAVMYATGRNPNTAGLGLEDAGVKLATNGAVVVDDYSRSSAENIYAVGDVTDRIALTPVAIKEGAAVAETLFGRGPQTVDYRDVPSAVFGQPQLASVGLTEEDARHTYQEIDVYKSTFRPMKFTLAGREERSLMKLIVDRASDRVLGAHMVGPDAAEIIQGVAIAIKCGATKAQFDVTVAIHPSAAEEFVLMREPVKQAKAAE from the coding sequence GTGGAGCAATACGATCTTTTTGTCATCGGGGCCGGTTCAGGTGGTGTGCGGGCCAGTCGTATGGCGTCGGCCATGGGCGCGCGGGTTGGAATTTGCGAGGATTATCGTGTCGGCGGCACCTGTGTCATTCGCGGCTGCGTGCCGAAAAAGCTCATGGTCTATGCGGCCGAATATCGCGATGCCTTTCGTGATGCGCAGGGCTTTGGCTGGGGCTCGACCACGCCGGGTTTTGACTGGGCCGCGTTTATTGCCAACAAGGACAAGGAAATCGATCGCCTAAACGGGCTTTACCTCCAGACCCTTGGCAATGCTGGGGTGACGCTCCATAACGGGCGCGGGCGGCTTCTCGATCGTCATACGGTTGAAATCACCGGGCATGATGGCATGGAAACCATACGTGCCGACAAGATCCTGATCGCGACGGGCGGCTGGCCGGTCATGCCATCGGTTCCCGGTATCGAACATGCGATTTCGTCGAACGAGGTGTTTCACCTGCCCGAACTGCCGGGACGGGTCGCGGTGGTTGGTGGCGGCTATATTGCGGTCGAGTTCGCGGGCATTTTCCATGGTCTTGGCGCGCGTACGACCCAGCTTTACCGGGGCGAGCAGATCCTGCGCGGCTTCGATCGGGAAGCCCGTGACTGGACGGCCCAGGAAATGCTGAAAAAGGGCCTCGACCTGCGCGTGAATATCAATGTCGAAGCCATTGAGAAAAAACAAGATGGTCTGCATCTGGCCCTCAATGACGGTACTGTGCTTGTGGTTGACGCGGTGATGTATGCGACCGGCCGCAACCCCAATACTGCGGGGCTTGGTCTTGAAGATGCGGGGGTCAAGCTTGCGACGAACGGGGCCGTGGTGGTGGATGACTATTCCCGCAGCTCGGCCGAAAATATTTATGCTGTTGGGGATGTAACGGATCGCATCGCGCTTACGCCTGTGGCAATCAAGGAGGGCGCGGCGGTGGCCGAGACGCTTTTCGGTCGGGGTCCGCAGACGGTGGATTACCGGGATGTGCCGTCGGCGGTGTTTGGTCAGCCGCAATTGGCCTCGGTCGGCTTGACGGAAGAGGATGCCCGTCACACATATCAAGAGATCGACGTTTATAAATCGACCTTCCGCCCCATGAAGTTCACGCTAGCCGGACGGGAGGAGCGGTCGCTGATGAAGTTAATCGTCGATCGTGCCAGTGATCGGGTGCTCGGCGCTCATATGGTCGGACCGGACGCGGCGGAGATTATCCAGGGTGTCGCTATCGCTATCAAATGTGGGGCGACGAAGGCGCAGTTCGATGTCACCGTGGCTATTCACCCGTCAGCGGCCGAAGAGTTTGTCCTCATGCGGGAGCCGGTCAAACAGGCCAAAGCTGCCGAGTAA
- a CDS encoding class II 3-deoxy-7-phosphoheptulonate synthase, with protein sequence MSRSWNPKGWREKPGLQMPAYPDAAVLKAVEDQLGVYPPLVFAGEARRLKKSLGEVAEGRAFLLQGGDCAESFAEFHPNNIRDTFRVLLQMAVTLTFAASCPVVKVGRIAGQFAKPRSSNTEVIDGVELDSYRGDIINGIEFESKTRTPDPERMIRAYSQSAATLNLLRAFAQGGYANLHSVHRWNLDFVAKSPAGTHYRHIADRISEALDFMRACGVDPEVTPALQGTDFFTSHEALLLPYEEALTRVDSTSGDWYDTSAHMLWIGDRTRQLDGAHVEFLRGVKNPIGMKVGPNIDHDDLLRLIDVLNPANEPGRLTLICRMGIDKIEDKLPGVLRTVKREGRSVVWSSDPMHGNTIKSTSGYKTRPFDRILTEVRKFFEIHRAEGTYAGGVHFEMTGQDVTECIGGAEAITDEKLADRYHTHCDPRLNASQSLELAFLIGEGLKTERLALAELAAAS encoded by the coding sequence ATGAGCAGAAGCTGGAACCCCAAAGGCTGGCGCGAAAAACCGGGGCTGCAAATGCCAGCCTATCCGGATGCGGCGGTTCTGAAGGCGGTCGAGGATCAGTTGGGGGTTTATCCGCCACTGGTGTTCGCCGGTGAGGCGCGGCGGCTCAAGAAATCCCTGGGTGAAGTAGCGGAAGGTCGTGCGTTCCTGTTGCAGGGCGGTGACTGCGCCGAAAGCTTTGCCGAATTTCATCCGAACAATATCCGCGATACCTTCCGCGTACTGCTGCAGATGGCGGTGACCCTGACTTTTGCCGCCTCATGCCCGGTGGTCAAAGTGGGCCGCATTGCCGGTCAGTTTGCCAAGCCGCGTTCATCCAACACCGAAGTGATCGACGGTGTGGAGCTCGACAGCTATCGCGGCGATATCATCAATGGCATCGAATTCGAGTCCAAGACCCGCACCCCCGATCCCGAGCGCATGATCCGCGCCTATTCGCAGTCGGCGGCGACCCTCAATCTGTTGCGGGCCTTTGCCCAGGGCGGTTACGCCAATCTCCATAGCGTGCATCGCTGGAACCTCGATTTCGTGGCCAAAAGCCCGGCCGGGACCCATTATCGTCATATCGCCGACCGGATCAGCGAAGCGCTTGATTTCATGCGCGCTTGCGGTGTCGATCCGGAAGTGACGCCAGCTTTGCAGGGCACCGATTTCTTCACCTCCCATGAGGCGCTGCTGCTGCCTTATGAGGAGGCTTTGACCCGCGTCGACAGCACCAGCGGCGATTGGTACGACACCTCGGCCCATATGCTGTGGATCGGCGACCGCACGCGTCAGCTGGATGGTGCTCATGTGGAATTCCTGCGCGGGGTCAAAAACCCTATCGGCATGAAGGTTGGCCCGAATATCGATCATGACGATCTGCTGCGCCTGATCGATGTGCTCAATCCGGCCAACGAACCGGGGCGGCTCACGCTCATCTGCCGCATGGGCATCGACAAGATCGAAGACAAGCTGCCGGGCGTTCTCCGCACCGTCAAGCGCGAGGGCAGGTCAGTGGTCTGGTCTTCGGACCCCATGCATGGCAACACGATCAAGTCGACGTCGGGCTATAAAACCCGGCCTTTCGATCGGATTCTGACCGAAGTGCGGAAGTTCTTCGAAATCCATCGCGCCGAAGGCACCTATGCGGGCGGCGTTCATTTCGAGATGACTGGTCAGGACGTCACCGAATGTATCGGCGGCGCCGAAGCCATCACCGACGAAAAGCTGGCCGACCGCTATCATACCCATTGCGATCCACGGCTGAACGCCAGCCAAAGCCTTGAACTTGCCTTTCTCATTGGCGAGGGTCTCAAGACTGAGCGCCTGGCGTTGGCCGAGCTTGCGGCGGCGTCATAA
- a CDS encoding NAD+ synthase has translation MTDRLVIAIAQLNPVVGDVPGNLALARRARAQAAAEGADLVVFSELFLVGYPPEDLVLKPALSARAMAATRAFAEETKDGGPAVLIGTPWREGEALFNTAAFLVDGKVAGLRHKYDLPNYGVFDEKRVFVPGNLAGPVAFRPEDSGIVRLGVMICEDMWSEEVAECLAETGADILISMNGSPFEDAKRDARIGHAVARVRETGMPLLYVNQVGGQDELVFDGASFVLNHDSTLAVHLPAWQEALVLTNWAYDPHKGWRCDKGEIVPVAENHEAVYQAMVLGLRDYVEKNKFSGVILGLSGGIDSALSAAVAVDALGADRVHGVMMPSRFTSVDSLEDAAESAALLGLKFDTVAIEPAVEAFGGMLEELFAGTEPNAAEENIQARVRGIVLMAISNKFGRMVLTTGNKSEMSVGYATLYGDMAGGFSVLKDVYKTDVYALSRWRNTHKPTGAKGPEGPIMPERTITKPPTAELRANQTDQDSLPPYDVLDDILKGLVEDERSVKDIVRCGHAVETVARVEKMLYVAEYKRRQAPPGVKVTRRNFGRDRRYPIINRFRTVE, from the coding sequence ATGACTGATCGCCTCGTCATTGCCATAGCGCAACTTAACCCCGTGGTCGGTGATGTGCCCGGCAATCTGGCGCTGGCGCGCCGGGCCCGTGCTCAGGCCGCAGCCGAAGGGGCGGACCTTGTGGTGTTCAGCGAATTGTTCCTCGTGGGCTATCCGCCGGAGGATCTGGTGCTGAAACCGGCGCTTTCGGCCCGGGCCATGGCGGCGACCCGCGCCTTTGCCGAAGAAACCAAAGATGGCGGCCCGGCGGTTCTGATCGGGACACCGTGGCGGGAAGGCGAGGCGCTGTTCAATACTGCGGCGTTTTTGGTTGATGGCAAGGTCGCGGGCCTGCGCCATAAATATGACTTGCCGAATTACGGCGTGTTCGATGAAAAGCGCGTGTTTGTCCCCGGCAATCTTGCCGGGCCAGTGGCGTTTCGCCCTGAAGACAGCGGCATCGTGCGCCTTGGGGTCATGATCTGCGAAGACATGTGGTCCGAAGAGGTCGCCGAATGTCTGGCCGAGACCGGGGCCGATATCCTGATTTCCATGAACGGATCGCCGTTCGAAGACGCCAAGCGGGATGCGCGGATCGGTCATGCTGTGGCCCGGGTGCGGGAAACCGGCATGCCGTTGCTTTATGTCAATCAGGTCGGCGGACAGGACGAGCTGGTGTTCGACGGCGCGTCTTTCGTGCTCAATCACGACAGCACGCTGGCGGTGCATCTTCCGGCCTGGCAAGAGGCGCTGGTGTTGACCAATTGGGCCTATGATCCGCACAAGGGCTGGCGCTGCGATAAGGGTGAGATCGTGCCGGTGGCCGAAAACCACGAGGCGGTCTATCAGGCCATGGTCCTCGGCCTGCGCGATTATGTGGAGAAGAACAAGTTTTCCGGGGTGATCCTTGGGCTTTCGGGCGGTATTGACAGTGCGTTGTCGGCGGCGGTGGCTGTGGATGCCCTTGGGGCCGATCGTGTGCATGGGGTGATGATGCCATCCCGCTTCACAAGTGTTGATTCTCTTGAGGATGCGGCGGAAAGTGCGGCGCTTCTCGGGCTCAAATTCGACACCGTGGCCATCGAGCCTGCGGTTGAGGCGTTCGGCGGCATGCTTGAGGAGCTGTTCGCCGGAACCGAGCCGAACGCGGCCGAGGAAAATATTCAGGCCCGGGTGCGCGGCATCGTGCTGATGGCCATATCGAACAAATTCGGCCGTATGGTGCTGACCACCGGCAACAAGTCGGAAATGTCGGTGGGCTATGCGACGCTCTATGGCGATATGGCGGGCGGTTTTTCGGTGCTGAAGGACGTCTATAAGACCGATGTCTATGCTCTGTCGCGCTGGCGCAACACCCATAAGCCCACAGGCGCGAAAGGTCCCGAAGGGCCGATCATGCCGGAGCGTACGATCACCAAGCCGCCGACGGCGGAACTGCGGGCCAATCAGACCGATCAGGACAGCCTGCCGCCTTATGACGTGCTGGATGATATTCTGAAGGGCCTAGTTGAGGATGAACGTTCGGTCAAGGATATCGTGAGATGCGGCCATGCGGTTGAGACCGTTGCCCGGGTTGAGAAAATGCTCTATGTGGCCGAATATAAGCGGCGTCAGGCACCGCCGGGCGTAAAAGTCACGCGCCGCAATTTCGGGCGCGACCGCCGTTATCCGATCATAAATCGCTTTAGAACGGTCGAATAA
- the gltX gene encoding glutamate--tRNA ligase, whose amino-acid sequence MTVRVRFAPSPTGRLHVGNVRTALVNWLYARAHGGVFVLRLDDTDSERSTQAFADGIETDLTWLGLGWDDFMRQSDRFDRYDAAAAALRASGRLYPCYETAEELDLKRKLQLAQRKPPVYDRAALKLTDADRAAYEAKGLKPHWRFKLDEGSRVTWRDLVHGEPSVDMQSLSDPVLIRADGTYLYTLPSVLDDIDLSITHVMRGEDHVTNTAVQIQIFEALGAKVPAFAHFSLLTGAEGEGLSKRTGALSVAEMREDGIEAMAILSLLARLGTADPVEPRVSHADLIAGFDVSRFGRSAAKFDPEELRNLNAKLLHVLPFESVAGELRALGLEAADEAFWAVVRPNLKTIKDARVWWQVVEGPLTPVVSDADFMRTAADLLPPEPWDSETWKQWTTAVKDKTGAKGKALFLPLRLALTGLEHGPELNVLLPLIGRKRALERLS is encoded by the coding sequence ATGACAGTAAGAGTGCGTTTTGCCCCCAGTCCCACCGGGCGGCTGCATGTGGGCAATGTGCGCACGGCGCTTGTGAACTGGCTCTATGCCCGGGCCCATGGCGGTGTGTTTGTCTTGCGGCTCGATGATACCGACAGCGAGCGCTCGACGCAGGCTTTTGCCGATGGCATCGAGACCGATCTGACCTGGCTCGGTCTGGGCTGGGATGACTTCATGCGCCAGTCGGACCGGTTTGACCGCTATGATGCGGCGGCGGCAGCATTGCGGGCGTCCGGGCGGCTTTATCCTTGTTATGAGACTGCGGAGGAACTGGACCTCAAGCGCAAGCTTCAGCTCGCCCAACGTAAGCCCCCGGTCTATGACCGCGCGGCCCTGAAGCTCACAGACGCGGATCGCGCGGCTTATGAGGCCAAGGGTTTGAAGCCCCATTGGCGGTTCAAGCTCGATGAAGGCAGCCGGGTAACCTGGCGGGATCTCGTTCACGGCGAACCGAGCGTCGATATGCAGAGCCTGTCGGACCCGGTTCTGATCCGGGCCGATGGCACCTATCTTTATACCCTGCCGTCGGTGCTCGATGACATCGACCTTAGCATCACCCATGTGATGCGCGGGGAGGATCATGTCACCAACACGGCAGTGCAGATTCAGATATTCGAGGCGCTTGGGGCCAAGGTCCCGGCCTTCGCGCATTTCTCGCTCCTGACCGGGGCGGAGGGCGAGGGGCTGTCGAAACGCACAGGCGCGCTCAGCGTTGCCGAAATGCGGGAAGATGGTATCGAGGCTATGGCCATCCTCAGTCTGTTGGCTCGTCTCGGCACAGCCGATCCGGTGGAGCCGCGTGTCAGTCATGCCGACCTGATCGCGGGGTTCGATGTCAGCCGTTTTGGCCGTTCAGCTGCCAAATTCGATCCTGAGGAACTGCGCAATCTGAACGCCAAGCTTTTGCATGTCCTGCCGTTCGAGAGTGTGGCCGGGGAACTCCGGGCGCTCGGGCTTGAGGCGGCGGACGAGGCGTTCTGGGCCGTCGTGCGCCCGAACCTCAAGACCATCAAGGATGCCCGGGTGTGGTGGCAGGTGGTGGAGGGGCCTTTGACACCGGTTGTGAGCGATGCTGATTTCATGCGCACGGCTGCGGACCTGTTGCCGCCGGAGCCCTGGGATTCTGAGACCTGGAAGCAATGGACGACTGCGGTCAAGGACAAGACCGGAGCCAAGGGCAAGGCCTTGTTCCTGCCGCTCAGGCTCGCGCTGACGGGGCTTGAGCATGGGCCGGAATTGAATGTGCTGCTGCCCTTGATCGGGCGGAAACGCGCGCTCGAACGTCTTAGCTGA
- the cysS gene encoding cysteine--tRNA ligase: protein MILQLYNTLTRDKQLFAPIDPKNVRMYVCGPTVYDYAHVGNARPVVVFDVLYRLLRHIYGESHMTYARNITDIDDKIMARAAETGGEIASITDKYAQAYRDDMGALNALPPTIEPHATGHVPEMIDMVARLIERGHAYAADGHVLFNVPSLASYGKLSNRNRDEMIAGARVEVASYKKDPADFVLWKPSAEDQPGWDSPWGRGRPGWHLECSCMIEKNLGETIDIHGGGIDLVFPHHENEIAQSVGVHGAPLANYWVHNGYLTVNGEKMSKSLGNFFTVHELLEEFPGKGEAIRLTLLSAHYRQPLDFTKDGIRAAVSQLNRWYRLLDGIEAGAVPDSILNALGDDLNTPRAIAELNKLASERDLPGLRAACDFMGLVQLELDVWEGRKQSFSDSLTFTDSVTFVLSNSYVDELVSKRAEAKKSKDFATADKIRADLLGEGIILEDSPQGTTWRRG from the coding sequence ATGATCCTCCAGCTCTACAACACGCTCACACGCGACAAACAACTATTCGCGCCTATCGACCCCAAGAATGTGCGCATGTATGTCTGCGGGCCGACGGTTTATGACTATGCTCATGTGGGCAATGCGCGGCCGGTGGTGGTGTTCGATGTGCTTTATCGGCTGCTGCGTCATATCTATGGCGAGAGCCACATGACTTATGCGCGCAATATCACAGATATCGACGACAAGATCATGGCCCGTGCCGCCGAGACCGGGGGAGAGATCGCGTCGATCACCGACAAATATGCTCAGGCCTATCGCGATGATATGGGAGCCTTGAATGCCCTCCCGCCCACGATCGAGCCGCATGCCACCGGCCATGTGCCGGAGATGATCGATATGGTGGCGCGTCTGATCGAGCGTGGGCATGCCTATGCCGCCGATGGACATGTGCTGTTCAACGTGCCGTCGCTTGCGAGCTATGGAAAACTTTCGAACCGCAATCGGGACGAGATGATCGCCGGCGCCCGGGTCGAGGTCGCGAGCTATAAAAAGGACCCGGCCGATTTCGTGCTGTGGAAGCCATCGGCCGAGGATCAGCCGGGCTGGGACAGCCCCTGGGGCCGTGGACGGCCGGGCTGGCATCTTGAATGCTCCTGCATGATCGAGAAGAATCTGGGCGAGACCATCGACATTCATGGCGGCGGCATCGACCTTGTGTTCCCCCATCATGAAAACGAAATCGCCCAGAGCGTCGGGGTCCATGGCGCGCCGCTCGCGAATTATTGGGTGCATAACGGTTATCTGACCGTGAATGGTGAGAAAATGTCCAAGTCGTTGGGCAATTTCTTCACTGTGCACGAGCTGCTGGAAGAATTCCCCGGCAAGGGCGAGGCGATCCGCCTCACGCTGCTGTCGGCTCATTACCGTCAACCGCTCGATTTCACCAAGGACGGCATCCGCGCCGCAGTCAGCCAGCTAAATCGTTGGTACCGCTTGCTCGATGGTATCGAAGCGGGTGCAGTGCCGGACAGCATCCTTAACGCGCTTGGGGATGACCTCAATACACCCCGAGCCATTGCCGAATTAAATAAACTTGCTAGTGAGCGCGATCTCCCTGGTTTGCGGGCTGCCTGCGATTTCATGGGACTTGTGCAGTTAGAACTGGATGTTTGGGAGGGGAGAAAACAGAGTTTCTCCGATAGTTTGACTTTTACGGATTCTGTTACTTTTGTTCTAAGCAATTCTTATGTTGATGAATTGGTTTCTAAACGAGCAGAAGCCAAAAAATCCAAAGACTTTGCCACCGCTGACAAGATCCGCGCCGATCTGCTGGGTGAGGGGATTATTCTCGAAGATAGCCCGCAGGGCACGACGTGGCGGCGGGGATGA